A genomic stretch from Anaerolinea thermophila UNI-1 includes:
- a CDS encoding sugar-binding protein, whose protein sequence is MRLRFMLLFLLFLPGLVACQPLSTDRKDEVRTLRIAWIPKALDNPVFELGRKGAFQRAAELSATGNVKVEVIYTGSVSSDAMEQARVVEDMIARKVDAIAISCNDPIACINPINQAVDAGIPVITWDSDSPQSKRFAYLGVNNVEGGKQAAKLLIEAMGESGKIAILTGVPGAYNLEERIRGFREVIDQYPDIKVVAVRSTNDDINLSVQVVEETMQAFPDLNGWFFVGMWPLLAGRGSMPLWEQAALKGNLKTVSWDTMPEELEFLKDGYLSGLIDQNCWAWGYDTIQILYDKLIYGKSTPDFIDAGLRVVTQKEVEAMMRLWETGEFPSPGGMP, encoded by the coding sequence ATGCGATTGCGCTTTATGCTCCTTTTTCTCTTGTTTCTCCCAGGGTTGGTTGCCTGTCAACCTTTGTCTACCGATCGGAAGGACGAGGTGCGTACCTTGAGAATTGCCTGGATTCCCAAAGCCCTTGACAACCCTGTGTTTGAATTGGGGCGCAAAGGGGCTTTCCAGCGGGCGGCAGAACTTTCTGCAACAGGGAATGTGAAGGTTGAAGTGATTTATACAGGCTCGGTAAGTTCAGATGCGATGGAACAGGCAAGAGTAGTTGAAGATATGATTGCCAGAAAAGTAGATGCTATTGCCATATCTTGTAATGACCCGATTGCCTGTATTAATCCCATCAATCAGGCTGTAGATGCTGGTATCCCGGTGATAACGTGGGATTCGGATTCTCCACAAAGCAAAAGGTTTGCCTATCTTGGTGTAAATAACGTGGAAGGGGGTAAACAAGCTGCAAAGTTGCTGATTGAGGCAATGGGTGAATCGGGGAAAATTGCTATTCTTACCGGTGTGCCTGGAGCATACAACCTCGAGGAACGGATTCGTGGATTTCGCGAAGTGATTGACCAGTACCCAGATATTAAAGTTGTGGCGGTGCGCTCAACCAATGATGATATCAATTTGAGTGTCCAGGTTGTAGAAGAAACCATGCAGGCCTTTCCTGATTTGAATGGGTGGTTTTTTGTCGGGATGTGGCCCCTGCTGGCTGGTAGAGGCTCTATGCCGTTATGGGAACAAGCCGCACTGAAAGGGAACTTGAAAACAGTCTCCTGGGACACCATGCCAGAGGAACTGGAATTTCTCAAAGATGGGTATTTATCAGGTTTGATTGATCAGAATTGCTGGGCATGGGGGTACGATACCATTCAGATACTGTACGATAAACTGATTTATGGAAAATCTACTCCAGACTTTATTGATGCTGGTTTACGTGTCGTGACGCAGAAAGAAGTAGAAGCCATGATGAGATTGTGGGAAACGGGAGAGTTTCCTTCCCCCGGAGGAATGCCGTGA
- a CDS encoding sugar ABC transporter permease, giving the protein MATISETKTRINIWDEILKRFRLNIQTYTIILAMVAIWILFTILTGGAYLKPQNFSNLFRQMTVTSFLAAGMVLVIVTGNIDLSVGKLAGFVSVVVAYFQANIWNHLLPNQPILAAALSVLVGLGVGTLFGVIQGYIISYLQVPSFIVTLGGMWILNGGILIVTEGKTIPANQPGFSEIAQGYLPLWVGWVLAVGVVILLFYSMLRSRQRKRQYGFELSSLSLDILTTTFFSILVIVYVYIVNLYNGVQTPVLLLAITAVLMSYISSNTRFGRYAYAIGGNREAARLSGINIRKNIFMIFVLMGFLSGVSGIVLASYVGYGTIAAGTGYELDAIASCILGGTSTLGGVGTVFGAMIGSLIMSSLTNGLQMMNVQPAWQYLLKGIVLVLAVYADVYFKKNK; this is encoded by the coding sequence ATGGCAACAATCAGCGAAACAAAAACCCGTATCAATATTTGGGATGAGATTCTCAAGCGTTTCCGCCTCAATATTCAGACCTACACCATCATTCTGGCAATGGTGGCTATCTGGATACTGTTTACGATATTGACCGGTGGTGCGTACCTGAAGCCTCAGAATTTCTCCAATCTGTTCCGTCAGATGACGGTCACTTCATTCCTCGCTGCCGGAATGGTTTTGGTGATTGTCACCGGAAACATTGACCTTTCTGTGGGGAAACTGGCGGGGTTTGTCTCGGTTGTAGTGGCATATTTCCAGGCGAATATCTGGAATCATCTCTTGCCAAATCAGCCTATTCTGGCTGCTGCTCTTTCTGTGTTGGTAGGCTTGGGTGTAGGGACTTTGTTTGGCGTAATTCAGGGCTATATCATTTCATACCTGCAAGTCCCCTCATTTATTGTGACTTTGGGTGGAATGTGGATCCTGAATGGGGGAATTTTGATTGTTACAGAAGGGAAAACCATTCCTGCCAACCAACCCGGCTTCTCCGAAATTGCGCAGGGATATCTTCCCTTGTGGGTTGGTTGGGTTTTAGCGGTTGGTGTGGTGATTCTGCTCTTCTATTCCATGTTGCGAAGCCGTCAGCGAAAACGCCAGTACGGGTTTGAATTATCCAGTCTTTCCCTGGATATCTTAACCACAACTTTCTTCTCTATTCTGGTTATTGTTTACGTGTACATTGTTAACCTGTACAATGGCGTTCAAACCCCTGTTCTGTTGTTAGCGATTACCGCTGTCCTCATGTCCTATATTTCCAGTAACACCCGTTTCGGTCGCTATGCTTATGCAATAGGTGGAAATCGTGAAGCCGCTCGCCTTTCGGGCATCAATATTCGCAAGAATATTTTCATGATCTTTGTGTTGATGGGTTTCCTCTCGGGTGTTTCGGGAATTGTCCTGGCTTCCTACGTCGGTTATGGAACAATCGCCGCAGGGACAGGTTATGAATTGGATGCAATTGCTTCCTGTATCTTGGGCGGAACCTCCACGTTGGGAGGGGTGGGTACGGTCTTTGGCGCTATGATTGGTTCTCTGATTATGAGCAGTTTGACCAATGGCCTTCAAATGATGAACGTCCAGCCAGCGTGGCAGTACCTGCTTAAGGGCATTGTACTGGTTTTAGCTGTCTACGCTGATGTTTACTTCAAAAAGAATAAATAA
- a CDS encoding ATP-binding cassette domain-containing protein, which yields MSPEPLLRVINLTKTFGSLTAVQNVSFDLYPGEVVGLAGSIGSGKSVLILMLAGLYSPNFGDVYFGTRRLRWPFYAKDYQIGVIHQKPELADRLDITSNLFLGHEIGFPPFMGWWRIPDRKQMDEKARQILQQLDIRIESLHQRVGELSSEQRQMIAIGRLLTQPVRLVIIDEPTILLSYPNQQRLLSLVQSWRNQGVAVLFSSNNLDHLFQVSDRILILRQGRKVAELDTDHTTREEVVAALFGYDDGRDLTPVLWALDGIYRTRESMERLRYYQMLLEKDLAAQDSLNRQLFEQLSEQLRTLDQANLALQEAHRRLLSEREEERKSLARELHDDVIQDLLSVNYRLEEIEENPSGQKSELSQVRGQIRKLVGEIRQICGNLRPPTIDSLGLGAAIQSYTQEWFDRTGIEVSLELDPNLGRLPELTELSIFRIIQEGLNNVWKHAHATRVEVKVQHTSPRTLLVSIMDDGQGIPEELDLNELNAQGHYGLLGINERVALLGGRFRLQHQPGGGTLLQVEIPHPRVETEILSKLDV from the coding sequence GTGAGCCCGGAACCTTTATTGCGTGTAATCAATTTGACCAAAACATTTGGAAGCCTGACCGCTGTCCAGAATGTGAGTTTCGATCTCTATCCGGGAGAAGTGGTTGGGCTGGCGGGGAGTATTGGTTCTGGAAAATCGGTATTAATCCTGATGCTGGCTGGTTTATATTCCCCCAATTTTGGAGATGTGTACTTTGGGACACGACGCTTGCGCTGGCCCTTTTACGCCAAAGACTACCAGATTGGAGTAATTCATCAAAAACCCGAACTGGCCGACCGGCTGGACATCACCAGCAATTTATTCCTTGGACACGAAATTGGTTTTCCTCCGTTCATGGGCTGGTGGCGTATCCCGGACAGGAAGCAAATGGACGAAAAAGCCCGTCAAATCCTGCAACAACTGGATATCAGGATAGAGAGCTTACATCAACGGGTGGGTGAATTGTCCAGTGAACAACGTCAGATGATTGCCATTGGCAGGTTACTCACCCAGCCGGTGCGGTTGGTGATCATTGATGAGCCCACCATTCTTTTGTCTTATCCCAATCAGCAACGTCTGTTGAGCCTGGTTCAGTCATGGAGGAATCAGGGGGTTGCTGTATTGTTCAGCAGTAACAACCTGGATCATCTCTTCCAGGTCAGTGACCGAATTCTCATCCTTCGCCAGGGTAGGAAGGTTGCAGAACTGGATACGGATCACACTACCCGCGAGGAGGTCGTAGCAGCCCTCTTCGGCTATGACGATGGCCGGGATCTAACTCCTGTGCTTTGGGCACTGGACGGCATTTATCGTACCCGGGAATCCATGGAGCGGTTGCGATACTATCAGATGTTGCTGGAAAAAGACCTGGCGGCACAAGACTCACTTAACCGCCAACTGTTTGAGCAATTATCTGAGCAATTGCGCACGCTGGATCAAGCCAATCTTGCCCTTCAAGAGGCGCATCGGCGTTTGCTTTCTGAAAGGGAGGAAGAGAGGAAATCCCTTGCACGGGAACTCCATGATGATGTTATTCAGGATTTGCTCAGTGTGAATTACCGACTTGAGGAGATTGAAGAAAACCCTTCCGGACAAAAAAGTGAACTCAGTCAGGTACGCGGCCAGATTCGAAAATTGGTTGGAGAAATACGACAAATTTGCGGCAACCTTCGTCCACCTACGATTGACTCCCTGGGTTTGGGTGCAGCCATTCAATCTTACACACAAGAATGGTTTGACCGCACCGGCATAGAAGTGAGTCTGGAACTCGATCCCAATTTGGGGCGTTTGCCAGAATTGACAGAACTTTCCATTTTTCGAATTATCCAGGAAGGGTTGAATAATGTCTGGAAGCATGCTCATGCCACAAGAGTAGAGGTAAAAGTTCAGCATACTTCTCCCCGCACCCTGTTAGTCTCTATCATGGATGATGGGCAGGGCATTCCAGAAGAACTGGACTTGAATGAGTTGAACGCTCAGGGACATTACGGCTTATTGGGAATCAATGAAAGGGTTGCTTTACTGGGCGGACGTTTTCGCCTTCAGCATCAACCGGGAGGGGGAACCTTGTTACAGGTTGAAATTCCCCATCCCCGGGTCGAAACCGAAATCCTCAGTAAATTGGATGTCTAA
- a CDS encoding D-xylose ABC transporter substrate-binding protein → MQRKLYRSLIVIVVIIMALTSLLGCSAPANTGGGGKTEKIKVGLSFSDFATERWKNEEQLMRKLLEEKGYEVLSQEANHDVKLQNDQVDNMVSQGVKALIIVPEDGDAIVTAVEKAAKAGVKVIAYDRLIKSTSIAAYISFNNVEVGRQQALGVMKALDIDNWDVASKGKARVVKLGGSPTDNNAILFRKGQDEILQKYIDEGKIEIVADQWVDNWDPANALKIMENILTAQKNDIDAVVASNDGTALGALQALKAQKLAGVVPISGQDATADGCNSIVKGELTVTILKDIRDLAPLAVDLADKLIKGEQIEGLKNYTMAELTNDPSKTGEVPCYFLPVSQVTKDNVYDLVVKSGFQKYDDVYRDIPEDQRPPRP, encoded by the coding sequence ATGCAACGCAAACTGTATCGCTCACTCATTGTGATCGTGGTGATCATCATGGCGCTCACCAGCCTGTTAGGGTGCTCTGCTCCTGCCAATACGGGTGGCGGTGGCAAAACCGAGAAGATTAAGGTCGGCCTTTCGTTCTCCGATTTCGCCACCGAGCGCTGGAAGAATGAAGAGCAATTGATGCGCAAACTGCTGGAAGAGAAGGGCTACGAAGTTCTTTCCCAGGAAGCCAACCACGATGTTAAACTGCAGAATGACCAGGTGGATAATATGGTCAGCCAGGGTGTGAAAGCCCTCATCATTGTCCCGGAAGATGGCGATGCCATCGTCACTGCAGTGGAAAAGGCTGCGAAAGCGGGTGTGAAGGTTATTGCCTATGACCGCTTGATCAAGAGCACCAGCATTGCTGCTTACATTTCCTTCAACAACGTGGAAGTGGGGCGTCAGCAGGCGCTGGGCGTGATGAAAGCCCTGGATATTGATAATTGGGATGTGGCTTCCAAGGGTAAGGCTCGGGTTGTCAAACTCGGCGGTAGCCCCACGGATAACAACGCCATCCTCTTCCGCAAAGGGCAGGACGAAATTCTCCAGAAGTACATTGATGAAGGCAAGATTGAAATCGTGGCTGACCAGTGGGTTGATAACTGGGATCCCGCCAATGCTCTGAAGATCATGGAGAACATCCTGACGGCGCAGAAGAATGACATCGACGCCGTGGTGGCTTCCAATGATGGAACCGCTCTGGGGGCTCTGCAAGCCTTGAAGGCGCAGAAACTGGCAGGCGTTGTGCCGATTTCCGGTCAGGATGCCACGGCAGATGGCTGCAATAGCATTGTCAAGGGCGAATTGACGGTCACGATTTTGAAAGACATTCGTGACCTGGCGCCGCTGGCTGTGGATCTTGCTGATAAATTGATCAAGGGTGAGCAGATCGAAGGCCTGAAGAATTACACTATGGCTGAACTCACCAATGATCCCAGCAAGACCGGTGAAGTGCCCTGCTACTTCCTGCCGGTTTCTCAGGTCACCAAGGACAATGTGTACGATTTGGTCGTGAAGAGTGGCTTCCAGAAATACGACGATGTTTATCGCGATATTCCTGAAGACCAGCGTCCTCCGAGACCATAA
- a CDS encoding sugar transferase: MDIFLSLMGLIFLSPFFLFIAFLIKKDSPGPVFYRGPRVGKNGKIFRILKFRTMYEDPQSYAGLPVTARGDRRVTPFGRWLRDTKINELPQLWNVLVGDMSLVGPRPEDPELVKSWDPEVREQLLSVRPGVTSPASVLYRDEESLLQSGSVLEIYFQDILPSKLRLDQLYLRYRTVFTDLDVIFWTLVALLPRLRAVKIPTHLLYWGPISRLFSRVLNWSAIDFLVSLVSIWVVGVGWRLLGGPLNLGWGNALILSFAMAFCFTLVNSLFGLTQVSWSKAPPSAVFELLASAGISLVILASLSMIGGINTNFPLGLLFVSGGLAWSGFTAVRYRERLITGFASRWMRLTKPRALGERVLIVGAGELGEMAKWFFERGELQRAYQVVGFVDDDPRKVEMSVQGKKVLATTESIPELVQRLDIGLIIFAIQQILPEQRQRILNICRKTTARLLIFPDLMSAVWDFIRRENTPVGWTKKFVQTDMLSIHKKITEIDSLLERGNVAEARSQLAQLQRNIAEEEHGTEPL, encoded by the coding sequence ATGGATATTTTTCTTTCCTTGATGGGATTAATCTTTCTTTCTCCCTTTTTTCTTTTCATTGCCTTTTTGATTAAGAAAGACAGTCCAGGGCCTGTATTTTACCGGGGCCCAAGGGTGGGCAAGAACGGAAAAATTTTTAGGATCCTCAAATTTCGGACTATGTACGAGGATCCACAGAGCTACGCCGGTTTACCTGTCACGGCTAGAGGAGATCGTCGGGTAACTCCTTTTGGTCGTTGGCTCCGCGATACAAAGATTAACGAACTGCCTCAATTATGGAATGTGCTTGTGGGGGATATGAGTCTGGTAGGCCCTCGTCCTGAAGATCCTGAACTGGTGAAGTCTTGGGATCCTGAAGTTAGAGAGCAACTGTTGTCTGTTCGCCCTGGCGTGACCAGCCCGGCTTCAGTACTTTACCGCGATGAGGAGTCGCTGTTACAAAGCGGATCAGTGCTGGAGATTTATTTTCAGGATATTTTGCCTTCCAAATTGAGGTTGGACCAACTCTACTTGCGATATCGCACGGTTTTTACAGATCTGGATGTCATTTTCTGGACGCTGGTGGCTCTTTTACCAAGGTTGCGTGCCGTTAAGATTCCAACCCACTTGTTATATTGGGGCCCAATTTCTCGTTTATTCAGCCGTGTCCTTAATTGGAGCGCAATAGATTTCCTGGTTTCTCTGGTCTCGATTTGGGTAGTAGGTGTAGGGTGGCGATTGCTTGGTGGACCTCTGAACCTTGGGTGGGGAAATGCTTTAATTTTGTCATTTGCGATGGCTTTTTGTTTTACTCTGGTCAACTCTTTGTTTGGACTAACTCAGGTTAGCTGGTCAAAAGCGCCGCCATCCGCCGTGTTTGAACTGCTGGCTTCGGCAGGAATTTCTCTGGTGATTCTGGCAAGTCTCTCGATGATAGGAGGGATTAATACCAACTTCCCGCTTGGATTGTTGTTCGTATCCGGGGGACTTGCATGGTCGGGTTTTACAGCCGTTCGTTATCGTGAGCGATTGATTACAGGGTTTGCCAGCCGGTGGATGCGCTTGACCAAACCGCGCGCTTTAGGAGAAAGAGTGTTGATTGTTGGTGCGGGCGAATTAGGGGAGATGGCAAAATGGTTCTTCGAGCGCGGGGAATTGCAAAGGGCATACCAGGTTGTGGGGTTTGTAGATGACGATCCTCGCAAAGTTGAAATGAGTGTCCAGGGAAAAAAAGTTCTGGCTACCACAGAGTCCATTCCCGAATTGGTGCAGAGACTGGATATCGGTTTGATCATTTTTGCTATTCAACAAATTCTCCCCGAGCAAAGACAACGTATTTTGAATATTTGTCGGAAAACTACTGCGAGATTGTTGATTTTCCCCGATTTGATGTCCGCGGTTTGGGATTTTATTCGTAGAGAGAATACCCCGGTAGGTTGGACAAAGAAATTTGTTCAAACAGATATGCTTAGCATTCATAAAAAAATAACAGAAATCGATTCGCTTTTGGAAAGAGGGAATGTTGCAGAAGCCCGGAGTCAATTAGCCCAACTTCAAAGGAACATTGCTGAGGAGGAACATGGAACAGAACCTTTATAA
- a CDS encoding sugar ABC transporter ATP-binding protein, producing the protein MEDNILEFHNVTKRFPGVVALNDVSFSIKRGEIHGICGENGAGKSTLMKILSGVYPYGTYEGTILYDGKELRLEDRSIRQAIEEGIAIVYQELTLVPNMTVGENIFLGKEPLLPNGSIDWDRLYADTAKILEKYRLDIQPQAIVKYLGVGKMQMAEIAKALAENAKVLILDEPTSALTEAEVDKLMEILQTLKEHGVTCIYITHKLEEFFRITDSITVLRDGKAIITAPTRELNLEKLVSYMVGREMKERFPKGNRHPGKVIFEVENLHAIDPNDPEKKILNGVSFDLREGEILGIAGLMGSGRTELVTTIFGEYGKITQGKIRLDGKEIHIHSARDAMKYGISLVPEDRKRQGLVLMQSILKNVSLPNLDRFASFMRIDELAELKAAVAQAKNLAIKASTLQAPCDSLSGGNQQKVVIAKWLLSSPRILIMDDPTRGIDVGAKYEIYKLMNELAEKGVAIIMISSELEEVLGMSDRIVVMHEGRSNGCLSIHEATQEKIMTLATGIAEMV; encoded by the coding sequence GTGGAAGACAATATTCTGGAGTTTCATAATGTTACCAAGCGTTTTCCGGGCGTTGTTGCCCTGAATGATGTGTCTTTTTCGATTAAACGCGGGGAAATCCACGGCATTTGTGGGGAAAATGGTGCGGGAAAATCTACCTTAATGAAGATCCTTTCCGGGGTATATCCCTATGGGACTTATGAAGGCACAATTTTGTACGATGGAAAGGAACTTCGCCTTGAAGATCGTTCCATTCGCCAGGCAATAGAAGAGGGGATTGCCATTGTCTATCAGGAGTTGACTCTCGTCCCCAATATGACGGTAGGGGAGAATATTTTCCTGGGAAAAGAACCCCTTTTGCCAAATGGATCAATCGATTGGGATCGTTTGTATGCTGATACCGCGAAAATCCTGGAAAAATACCGCTTGGATATTCAACCACAGGCAATTGTGAAATATCTTGGCGTGGGCAAAATGCAAATGGCAGAAATCGCTAAAGCCCTTGCCGAAAATGCTAAAGTATTAATCCTGGACGAGCCAACAAGTGCTCTCACAGAAGCGGAAGTAGACAAGCTGATGGAGATCCTCCAAACGCTCAAGGAGCATGGCGTAACCTGCATTTACATTACCCATAAATTGGAGGAATTTTTCCGCATCACCGATTCCATCACAGTATTGCGGGATGGCAAAGCCATCATCACTGCCCCAACCCGGGAACTGAATTTGGAAAAATTGGTCAGTTACATGGTTGGGAGAGAGATGAAGGAGCGTTTTCCCAAGGGGAATCGTCATCCTGGGAAAGTCATTTTTGAGGTAGAGAATTTACATGCTATTGACCCGAATGATCCAGAAAAGAAGATTCTGAATGGGGTCAGTTTTGATTTGCGTGAAGGAGAAATCCTTGGAATTGCTGGGTTAATGGGCTCCGGGCGCACAGAACTGGTCACCACGATATTTGGGGAATATGGAAAGATTACCCAGGGCAAGATTCGACTGGATGGGAAAGAGATTCATATTCACAGCGCGCGTGATGCCATGAAATATGGCATCAGTCTGGTGCCTGAGGATCGGAAGCGCCAGGGTTTGGTGCTGATGCAGTCTATTCTGAAGAATGTGTCTTTACCGAACCTGGATCGCTTTGCTTCCTTTATGCGTATTGATGAACTGGCAGAACTGAAAGCCGCCGTGGCTCAAGCCAAGAATTTAGCCATAAAAGCCTCTACCTTGCAAGCCCCATGCGACTCACTTTCTGGAGGAAATCAGCAGAAGGTTGTTATTGCCAAGTGGCTGTTATCTTCTCCAAGAATTTTGATCATGGATGATCCGACACGTGGTATTGACGTAGGGGCAAAGTATGAAATTTACAAGTTAATGAATGAACTGGCAGAAAAAGGCGTTGCAATTATCATGATTTCCTCCGAACTGGAGGAAGTCTTAGGTATGAGCGACCGCATCGTTGTCATGCATGAAGGACGTTCCAATGGGTGTCTGTCCATTCATGAAGCGACGCAGGAAAAGATAATGACGCTGGCAACTGGTATTGCCGAGATGGTATAA
- a CDS encoding polysaccharide biosynthesis tyrosine autokinase, whose translation MEDFAEPVQQPSTDLRQYLWLLWQWGWFIALAGVLAASGALILSLLQTPIYAASTTILVNEARSGQYYDSTAIILTNEKLTRTYAEMMTKRPLLVKVAQKLNLPYVIDTVKVTPVRDTQLMQVIVEDINPVYASDFANELVNAFAEQLQEMQISRFKASKENLQNQLSYLEQQIQENSSALEKILQENISEVKRTNPDAANGTLSNATIENLARQINQAEIDRLETRLAQYRQIYASVLASYEQIRLAEAQNITSIIQVEPATPPDKPVRPQTLRNTAIAALVGIFLAIGIVFALDFLDDTIKSPDWITTQTKLPVIGTIHTFDPKAGDPVALSSPRSPVTESFRSLRTNVRYASVDHPLRVLLVTSPTPEDGKTTVAINLAVVIAQSGNRSVLIDADLRRPRIHKVLGLDNRQGLSGLFIQNPTMLNGALQQTRLETLKVLPSGGTPPTPSELLGSRKMKEILDSVASEAEMIVVDTPPVLSVTDAAVLSPLVDGVLLVVKMGTTKQSALLQAVEQLQQVNARILGVVVNGVNPKKSHYYYRNYGYYQYYYYGDNGNLKKKRKTAISEPGSQPVTSINPPSKPTSR comes from the coding sequence ATGGAAGATTTTGCAGAACCAGTACAGCAACCTTCTACAGATTTACGACAATATCTCTGGTTATTATGGCAATGGGGCTGGTTTATTGCCTTAGCCGGGGTCCTGGCAGCAAGTGGAGCTCTTATTTTGAGTTTACTGCAAACTCCCATTTACGCTGCTTCTACCACTATTCTGGTGAATGAAGCCAGATCAGGGCAATACTACGATTCCACTGCCATCATCCTCACCAACGAGAAGTTAACTCGCACATATGCCGAGATGATGACAAAGCGCCCCTTACTGGTAAAAGTGGCTCAAAAACTTAATCTTCCATATGTCATTGACACCGTAAAAGTAACACCGGTACGCGACACTCAATTGATGCAAGTAATTGTTGAGGACATCAACCCGGTGTATGCCTCCGATTTTGCCAATGAGCTGGTCAATGCCTTTGCTGAGCAACTGCAAGAAATGCAGATCTCCCGTTTTAAAGCCTCCAAAGAGAACCTTCAGAACCAGTTATCCTATCTGGAACAGCAAATTCAGGAAAACTCATCGGCTTTGGAGAAAATTTTGCAAGAGAACATTTCCGAGGTGAAACGCACCAACCCGGATGCCGCAAATGGCACTTTAAGTAATGCAACGATTGAAAACCTTGCCAGGCAAATAAACCAGGCAGAAATTGATCGCCTCGAAACTCGCCTAGCGCAGTACCGGCAAATTTACGCCTCGGTATTAGCCAGTTATGAACAAATCCGTCTGGCAGAAGCACAGAACATCACCAGCATAATCCAGGTGGAACCAGCAACCCCGCCTGATAAACCTGTTCGACCGCAAACCTTGAGAAATACGGCTATCGCCGCGTTGGTAGGGATTTTCCTGGCAATTGGAATTGTTTTCGCACTGGACTTCCTGGACGATACCATTAAATCCCCCGATTGGATTACAACACAAACCAAACTTCCTGTAATCGGCACCATTCACACCTTTGACCCCAAAGCAGGCGATCCGGTGGCCTTAAGTTCACCCCGTTCCCCGGTCACAGAATCTTTCCGCTCGCTCCGAACAAATGTTCGCTATGCCAGCGTGGATCATCCTCTCCGCGTGCTCCTGGTCACCAGCCCTACCCCTGAAGATGGTAAAACCACTGTAGCGATTAATCTGGCGGTAGTTATTGCACAAAGTGGTAACCGCTCGGTTCTCATCGACGCAGATTTACGCCGCCCTCGGATTCATAAAGTACTGGGATTGGACAATCGGCAGGGGCTTTCAGGACTTTTCATTCAGAATCCTACTATGTTGAACGGCGCTTTACAACAAACCCGCCTTGAGACCCTGAAAGTTCTCCCAAGTGGAGGGACGCCTCCCACTCCTTCTGAACTTCTTGGTTCTCGTAAAATGAAAGAAATCCTTGACAGCGTTGCCAGCGAAGCAGAAATGATTGTGGTGGACACGCCTCCCGTCCTTTCTGTGACAGACGCCGCAGTACTTTCACCCCTTGTGGATGGCGTGCTACTGGTAGTCAAAATGGGTACAACAAAGCAATCCGCACTGCTCCAAGCCGTGGAACAACTTCAGCAAGTTAACGCAAGAATTCTGGGCGTAGTCGTAAATGGTGTCAATCCTAAAAAATCTCACTATTACTACCGAAATTATGGCTATTATCAATACTATTACTATGGAGACAACGGGAATCTCAAGAAGAAACGCAAGACAGCCATATCCGAACCAGGATCACAACCTGTAACGTCCATAAATCCTCCTTCTAAGCCTACATCAAGGTAG
- a CDS encoding ABC transporter permease, producing MRNFAWIALAALGQSMVIITGGIDLSVGAVMALSSVVTAFSLRAGFPVWLSIFFGIAVGAAIGLINGFFVAKVRLPAFIATLITMSISRGLVFGWTRGWPVRDFPDSFRALGFDLALGNFLLPISLVVTFVLALLVAFVMNNTVLGTYIFALGNSERAVVVAGVDHVRVKTLVYVMSGMLAAVSGLLLTARLGVAAPTAAEGYELSIIAAAVIGGASLFGGEGGVTGVLLGAAFVQVLNNALVLLGVAANWQTAVIGVATLIALLADYFRRRKILQED from the coding sequence ATGCGAAACTTCGCCTGGATTGCGCTTGCGGCTTTAGGGCAGAGCATGGTGATTATTACCGGAGGAATTGACCTTTCCGTGGGCGCGGTGATGGCACTTTCCAGTGTGGTCACCGCGTTTTCTTTAAGAGCTGGTTTCCCGGTATGGCTTTCTATCTTCTTTGGAATCGCAGTAGGCGCAGCGATTGGATTGATCAATGGGTTTTTCGTGGCGAAGGTGCGTCTGCCTGCTTTTATTGCGACTTTGATTACCATGAGTATTAGTCGTGGCTTGGTTTTTGGTTGGACCCGTGGATGGCCCGTGCGTGATTTTCCCGATTCCTTTCGAGCACTTGGCTTTGATTTAGCTTTGGGGAACTTCCTTCTCCCCATTTCTCTCGTAGTTACATTTGTTTTGGCCTTGCTGGTTGCCTTTGTTATGAATAACACGGTTTTAGGCACGTACATTTTTGCCCTGGGCAATAGTGAACGGGCAGTGGTTGTGGCTGGTGTGGATCATGTGCGGGTCAAAACGTTAGTTTACGTGATGAGTGGCATGCTTGCGGCGGTGAGCGGTTTACTCCTGACTGCTCGATTGGGGGTAGCTGCTCCAACGGCGGCTGAGGGATATGAGCTGAGCATCATTGCCGCTGCGGTTATCGGGGGTGCCAGTCTGTTTGGGGGAGAAGGCGGAGTGACTGGAGTTTTGCTGGGAGCGGCTTTTGTACAGGTGCTGAACAACGCGCTGGTGCTGCTTGGGGTTGCGGCTAACTGGCAGACTGCTGTAATTGGAGTGGCGACATTGATTGCTCTTCTGGCTGATTATTTTCGCCGCAGAAAAATTCTTCAGGAGGACTAG